One Mangrovimonas cancribranchiae DNA segment encodes these proteins:
- a CDS encoding PQQ-dependent sugar dehydrogenase produces MKTLTLLITTCFFVFNFSFSQDIELELFASGLSDPIGIKHAGDTRLFVLERSGTIKIIDQNGTVNNTSFLDISNIISSGGERGLLGLAFHPNYSSNGYFYVNYTNSNGDTVIARYTVSTNDPDIADNNSGTILLTISQPYSNHNGGDLAFGNDGYLYIATGDGGSGGDPGDRAQDLSTLLGKLLRIDVDSGTPYGIPNDNPFANDGNNNTLPEIWAYGLRNPWRFSFDSSTNDLWIADVGQNNIEEINMVSLTDAGVNYGWRCYEGNDTYNTTGNCPDISTLTFPIAQYTHSGNGPFKCSITGGYRYRGLEQPSMTGWYFFADYCSNEIGILSYDETDWNMTFTEQFDGNNWTAFGEDSSGEIYVAGISSGNIYKIINNDLSVEENQFENITIYPNPTYDSITVSSNYNKPYLVNIYSILGKKVFTKIFQEKNKKISVENLQSGLYLIEIISNSNKKQLQKLIIK; encoded by the coding sequence ATGAAAACTTTAACCCTATTAATTACGACATGCTTTTTTGTGTTTAACTTTAGTTTTTCACAAGATATTGAACTTGAGCTTTTTGCTAGTGGACTATCAGACCCTATAGGTATTAAACATGCAGGCGATACTCGTTTATTTGTGTTAGAAAGAAGTGGTACTATTAAAATAATTGACCAGAATGGTACGGTTAACAACACATCTTTTTTAGATATAAGTAACATTATTTCTAGTGGCGGAGAAAGAGGTTTACTTGGCTTAGCCTTCCACCCTAACTATAGTAGTAATGGTTATTTTTATGTTAATTACACCAACAGCAATGGCGATACTGTTATAGCAAGATATACAGTATCTACAAATGACCCAGACATAGCAGATAATAATAGTGGTACAATATTACTTACAATAAGTCAGCCATATTCAAATCATAATGGTGGCGATTTAGCCTTTGGTAATGATGGCTATTTATATATAGCAACTGGCGATGGCGGTTCAGGTGGCGACCCTGGAGACAGAGCTCAAGATTTAAGTACTTTACTTGGTAAACTATTACGTATTGATGTGGATAGTGGCACGCCTTACGGAATTCCAAACGATAACCCTTTTGCAAACGATGGCAATAATAATACACTACCCGAAATATGGGCGTATGGATTAAGAAACCCTTGGCGATTTTCATTTGATAGCTCGACAAACGATTTATGGATTGCCGATGTAGGTCAGAATAATATTGAAGAAATTAACATGGTATCCTTAACCGATGCTGGAGTAAACTATGGATGGCGATGCTATGAAGGTAACGACACTTACAACACAACCGGGAATTGCCCTGATATTTCTACACTAACATTCCCTATTGCACAATATACACACTCTGGAAACGGCCCTTTTAAATGTTCGATAACGGGAGGTTACCGGTACAGAGGTCTTGAACAACCTAGTATGACTGGCTGGTACTTTTTTGCTGATTATTGTAGTAACGAAATTGGTATTTTATCCTACGATGAGACGGATTGGAATATGACATTTACCGAACAGTTTGACGGCAATAACTGGACTGCTTTTGGAGAAGATTCTAGTGGCGAAATCTACGTTGCAGGTATAAGTTCTGGAAATATATATAAAATTATAAATAACGACTTAAGTGTTGAAGAAAATCAGTTTGAAAACATTACGATTTACCCAAACCCCACTTACGACAGTATTACCGTTTCAAGCAATTACAACAAACCTTATCTAGTAAATATTTATTCTATATTAGGAAAAAAAGTATTTACTAAAATCTTTCAAGAAAAGAATAAAAAAATATCGGTTGAAAATTTACAAAGTGGCTTATATTTGATTGAAATTATTTCCAATTCCAACAAAAAACAACTTCAAAAGTTAATTATAAAATAA
- a CDS encoding YigZ family protein, translated as MKDTYKTITKPSAEVLFKDKNSKFFGYAFPVHSEDDVKQYLESIKKQHHSARHWCYAYQIGTEEHNLLFRANDDGEPSNSAGMPIYGQIQSFEVTNVLIIVVRYFGGVKLGVSGLINAYKTSAQMAMEVSRIVTKTINKTFLVNCDYKNLNTVMRVIKERKLNIVDQKLELDCQIKLSVRLKESQEVFDTFERLHEISIKEILP; from the coding sequence ATGAAAGACACTTACAAAACCATAACCAAGCCATCTGCAGAAGTTTTATTTAAGGACAAAAACAGTAAGTTTTTTGGCTACGCCTTTCCCGTGCATTCTGAAGACGATGTAAAACAATATTTAGAAAGCATAAAAAAACAACATCACTCGGCAAGACACTGGTGCTATGCTTACCAAATTGGCACCGAAGAACACAATTTACTATTTAGAGCCAACGACGATGGCGAACCCAGCAACAGTGCAGGAATGCCTATATATGGACAAATTCAATCGTTTGAAGTTACTAATGTATTAATTATTGTTGTGCGCTATTTTGGCGGCGTAAAGCTAGGTGTTAGTGGGTTGATAAACGCTTACAAAACATCGGCACAAATGGCTATGGAAGTCTCAAGAATTGTAACCAAAACCATTAACAAAACCTTTTTGGTAAATTGCGACTACAAAAACCTAAATACCGTCATGCGGGTTATCAAGGAAAGAAAACTAAATATAGTTGACCAAAAACTAGAATTGGATTGCCAGATTAAACTTTCTGTAAGATTAAAAGAATCACAAGAGGTCTTTGATACTTTTGAACGATTGCATGAAATTTCTATTAAAGAAATCCTTCCTTAA
- the dnaA gene encoding chromosomal replication initiator protein DnaA, whose translation MNVTAQSVWSNCLEFIKDNIQPQAYKTWFEPIKAVKLTDKALSIQVPSKFFYEWLEEHYVKVLKVALTKELGENAKLVYIIKMENTYGNKQPFTEKIPSSNRSAVKSQDVDIPLNNKNPELKNPFIIPGIRNVKIESQLNPNYNFENFLEGDSNRLARSAGLAVAAKPGGTSFNPLLVFGGVGLGKTHLAHAIGVDIKDKYPEKTVLYISAEKFTQQYIDSVKKNNRNDFIHFYQIIDVLIIDDVQFLSGKTGTQDVFFHIFNHLHQNGKQVILTSDKAPVDMQDIEQRLLSRFKWGLSAELQSPDFETRVSILKNKLYRDGVEMPEDIVEYVAKNIKTNIRELEGAIISLIAQSSFNKKEVNIELAKQVVEKFVKNTKREVSIDYIQKVVSDYFQMDIDTLQSKTRKRHIVQARQLAMFFAKKLTKASLASIGSQIGKRDHATVLHACKTVDNLSSTDKQFKKYVDDLTKKLTV comes from the coding sequence ATGAATGTGACTGCGCAATCGGTATGGAGTAACTGTCTAGAATTCATAAAAGATAATATCCAACCTCAAGCATATAAAACTTGGTTTGAACCGATTAAAGCAGTAAAGCTTACCGATAAAGCTTTAAGCATTCAAGTACCTAGTAAATTTTTCTACGAGTGGCTAGAAGAGCATTACGTAAAAGTTTTAAAAGTTGCCCTTACTAAAGAATTAGGAGAAAATGCCAAATTGGTTTACATTATTAAAATGGAAAACACCTATGGTAACAAACAACCTTTTACCGAGAAGATACCTAGCTCTAACAGGAGCGCTGTAAAATCTCAAGATGTTGATATTCCGCTTAACAACAAAAATCCTGAATTAAAAAATCCGTTTATAATTCCTGGGATTAGAAACGTTAAAATAGAATCGCAACTTAACCCAAACTATAATTTTGAAAATTTTCTTGAAGGAGATTCTAACAGATTAGCTAGAAGTGCTGGCTTAGCTGTAGCAGCAAAACCAGGAGGAACCTCGTTTAATCCTTTATTAGTTTTTGGTGGTGTAGGTCTTGGAAAAACACATTTAGCCCACGCTATTGGAGTTGATATAAAAGATAAGTACCCAGAAAAAACAGTACTTTACATTTCTGCTGAAAAATTCACACAGCAATATATTGATTCGGTAAAAAAGAATAATAGAAACGACTTTATTCACTTTTATCAAATTATAGATGTATTAATTATTGACGACGTTCAATTTTTATCTGGAAAAACAGGAACGCAAGATGTGTTCTTCCACATTTTTAATCATTTACATCAAAACGGGAAGCAAGTTATTTTAACAAGTGATAAGGCTCCTGTTGATATGCAAGATATTGAACAACGTTTATTATCGCGTTTTAAATGGGGACTTTCGGCTGAGTTACAAAGTCCAGATTTTGAAACCCGTGTTTCTATCTTAAAAAATAAACTCTATAGAGATGGTGTTGAAATGCCAGAAGATATTGTGGAGTATGTTGCTAAAAACATTAAAACAAATATTCGTGAGCTAGAAGGCGCTATTATTTCACTAATTGCTCAATCCTCTTTCAATAAAAAAGAAGTTAATATTGAATTAGCAAAACAAGTTGTTGAGAAGTTTGTTAAAAACACTAAGCGCGAAGTCTCTATAGATTACATACAAAAAGTTGTTTCAGATTATTTCCAAATGGATATCGATACATTACAATCTAAAACAAGAAAACGCCACATTGTTCAAGCAAGACAATTAGCTATGTTTTTTGCTAAAAAACTAACAAAAGCATCACTAGCTAGTATTGGTTCTCAAATAGGAAAACGTGATCATGCCACGGTTTTACATGCTTGCAAAACAGTAGATAACCTATCCTCTACAGACAAACAATTTAAAAAATACGTGGACGATTTAACCAAAAAACTGACCGTTTAA
- the mltG gene encoding endolytic transglycosylase MltG: protein MYIKRILWAVALIGLIVIAVFSYYVYSVMLKPNTAFNNDEAYIYVSTDATYNQVREQLEPLLIDIDKFDALAKQKKYTTHIRAGKYAIKKGMNNNDIINSIRSKNLPVRVSFNNQESLPKLAGRIAQQIEADSLSLLQAMTDSVFLKKNTFNKQSALGMYIPNSYELFWNTSAEVFRDRMLKEYNRFWNDNRIKKAKAIGLTPKEIMTLGSIVHEESKQASEQPRIAGVYMNRLRIGMPLQADPTLKYAAYQLPEYQDTIIKRVLNKHKEIESPYNTYKYLGLPPSLIAMPDITAIDAVLNYEKHNYLYFVADAQRLGYHKFAKTLSQHNANARAYHRYLSSQGINK, encoded by the coding sequence ATGTATATTAAAAGAATTTTATGGGCTGTTGCCTTAATTGGACTTATTGTTATTGCCGTTTTTTCATACTACGTATATTCGGTAATGCTAAAACCAAACACAGCATTTAATAACGACGAAGCATACATTTATGTATCTACCGATGCTACTTATAATCAGGTGCGAGAACAATTAGAACCCTTGCTTATTGATATTGATAAGTTTGATGCTCTTGCCAAGCAAAAGAAATATACAACACATATAAGAGCAGGGAAATATGCTATAAAAAAAGGGATGAATAACAACGATATTATAAATTCTATAAGAAGTAAAAATCTACCTGTTCGCGTATCGTTTAACAATCAAGAAAGTTTGCCAAAACTTGCAGGAAGGATAGCTCAGCAAATAGAAGCCGATAGCCTATCACTTTTACAGGCAATGACAGATAGTGTGTTTCTTAAAAAGAATACTTTCAATAAACAATCGGCTTTAGGGATGTATATTCCTAATAGCTATGAGTTGTTTTGGAATACATCTGCTGAAGTTTTCAGAGATAGAATGTTAAAAGAGTACAATCGTTTTTGGAATGATAATAGGATAAAAAAAGCTAAAGCTATTGGTTTAACGCCCAAAGAGATCATGACATTAGGTTCTATAGTTCATGAAGAATCTAAACAAGCTAGTGAGCAACCTCGCATAGCGGGTGTTTATATGAATCGTTTACGAATAGGAATGCCATTACAAGCCGATCCTACACTTAAATATGCAGCTTATCAATTACCAGAATATCAAGATACAATTATTAAGCGGGTTTTAAATAAGCATAAAGAAATAGAATCACCATACAACACCTATAAATATTTAGGCTTACCGCCAAGTTTAATTGCAATGCCCGATATTACTGCTATTGATGCTGTTTTAAATTATGAAAAACACAATTACCTGTATTTTGTTGCTGATGCCCAACGATTAGGATATCATAAATTTGCTAAAACGTTAAGTCAGCATAATGCAAATGCAAGAGCATACCACAGGTATTTATCGTCTCAAGGTATAAATAAGTAA
- a CDS encoding DUF2279 domain-containing protein has protein sequence MTQFRIVFFVCLLSVSSWSQNSSNLELFFTPSDTLHTPRRNAVVITEASLASVTFLGLNQLWYKDYPRSKFHTTNDNSQWLQMDKLGHVYSSYQLGQLGADLLHWSGVSKKDQLIYGATLGFTFLTAVEVFDGFSKEWGFSWGDMAANAAGTGLYVGQELLWDEQRIVMKYSFHQTKYAKMNPDKLGHGFTETFLKDYNGQTYWLSFNIQSFTKSKTIPKWLNIALGYSGDGMLTGINNIDNEFPNQNRTRQYLLSLDIDLSRIQTKSHVLKSIFGILNTIKVPLPTVEFNDKNGMKLHGIYF, from the coding sequence TTGACACAGTTTAGGATTGTTTTCTTTGTATGTCTGTTGTCGGTTTCTAGCTGGTCGCAAAACTCGTCTAATTTAGAGTTGTTTTTTACACCCAGCGATACACTTCATACTCCTAGAAGAAATGCTGTTGTTATTACCGAAGCGTCATTGGCCTCGGTTACTTTTCTGGGGTTAAATCAATTATGGTATAAAGATTACCCAAGATCTAAATTTCATACAACAAACGATAATAGCCAATGGTTGCAAATGGATAAGTTAGGACATGTGTATTCATCTTATCAATTAGGGCAATTAGGTGCAGATTTGTTACACTGGAGTGGTGTTTCAAAGAAAGACCAATTAATTTATGGGGCTACTTTAGGGTTTACTTTTTTAACAGCCGTAGAGGTTTTTGATGGTTTTTCAAAAGAATGGGGTTTTTCTTGGGGGGATATGGCTGCAAATGCTGCAGGAACAGGATTATATGTAGGGCAGGAATTATTATGGGATGAACAACGCATTGTGATGAAGTATTCATTTCATCAAACAAAATACGCTAAAATGAATCCTGATAAATTAGGACATGGCTTTACAGAAACGTTTTTAAAAGATTATAACGGGCAAACCTATTGGCTGAGTTTTAATATACAATCGTTTACTAAGTCTAAAACAATCCCTAAATGGTTAAACATTGCTTTGGGGTATAGTGGCGATGGTATGCTAACAGGAATAAATAATATAGATAATGAGTTTCCTAACCAAAATAGAACCCGCCAATATTTGTTGAGTTTGGACATAGATTTAAGTCGAATACAAACAAAATCTCATGTTTTAAAATCGATATTCGGTATTTTAAATACGATAAAAGTACCTCTACCAACTGTGGAGTTTAACGATAAAAACGGCATGAAGCTACACGGAATCTACTTTTAA
- a CDS encoding peptidoglycan-binding protein LysM codes for MIKNIGSHFALLLTISLLLVGAFCLNKKLNSNTSNAIALHNVQENIDNVNNEPETGLEILPAHEPVKVYTPELGKSFVAFKEALGFKESRGDYFTINDFGYLGKYQFGKETLKLIGIYNPVLFLNTPELQEKAFIANASRNKWVLRRDIKRFKGKTINGILITESGILAAAHLAGPGNVKKYLRSYGRHGFSDAFGTSIDYYLKKFSGYDTSNISPNKKAKVKLEKQTA; via the coding sequence ATGATTAAAAATATTGGAAGTCATTTTGCCCTTTTACTTACAATATCTTTATTGTTAGTAGGAGCGTTTTGTTTGAATAAAAAATTAAATTCAAACACATCAAACGCTATAGCATTACACAATGTTCAAGAAAATATTGATAATGTTAATAATGAGCCCGAAACAGGTTTAGAAATTTTGCCTGCTCACGAGCCCGTTAAAGTATACACGCCAGAATTAGGAAAATCTTTTGTTGCTTTTAAAGAGGCTTTAGGTTTTAAAGAATCGAGAGGAGATTATTTTACTATTAACGATTTTGGTTACTTAGGGAAATATCAGTTTGGAAAGGAAACTTTAAAATTAATCGGTATTTATAACCCAGTACTATTTTTAAATACGCCAGAGTTGCAAGAAAAAGCTTTTATTGCTAACGCATCTCGTAACAAATGGGTGTTAAGAAGAGATATTAAGCGTTTTAAAGGAAAAACAATTAATGGTATTCTTATAACCGAATCTGGTATTTTGGCAGCAGCGCATTTAGCTGGCCCTGGAAATGTAAAGAAGTATTTAAGAAGTTATGGCCGTCATGGGTTTTCTGATGCTTTTGGAACATCGATAGATTATTATTTGAAGAAATTTTCAGGTTACGACACCTCAAATATTTCTCCTAATAAAAAGGCAAAAGTTAAATTAGAAAAACAAACAGCTTAA
- a CDS encoding trypsin-like peptidase domain-containing protein: MKKLASLVLVSALGGIITLSAYKFFIEKESTISVAQTEEKPSFLPTNNTITNAYNIAESPDFVEAAEKTVHAVVHVKNTATVSGPTTLQDLMFGRSSQRKQVGTGSGVIISPDGYIITNNHVINGASQISITTNDNKIYDAELIGTDKKTDIALLKINSEEDLPFIRFGDSDQAKIGEWVLAVGNPFNLTSTVTAGIISAKSRDLTGQNYQSFLQTDAAVNPGNSGGALVNANGDLVGINTAISSQTGSYIGYSFAVPSNIARKVVEDIMEFGNVQNGILGVSGISLNSKYAEEFGVSTSEGFYVSDVEEDSGADVAGIAKGDVIKKLDDIEISKFADLKGYLSTKRPNDIVHVTLLRDNEDLEIVPVTLIKNQTAVLPIVGRVKNANEKDLKKFKVTKGIKISELNPRYARNWKSNGIEEGSIITAINDNDVNDVETAKKIIENKAYNEPLKFEIINKHGDKETVYWR, from the coding sequence ATGAAAAAGTTAGCCAGTTTAGTTTTAGTATCGGCTTTAGGTGGTATTATTACCCTTTCTGCCTACAAGTTTTTTATTGAAAAAGAGTCTACAATATCTGTTGCTCAAACCGAAGAAAAACCAAGCTTTTTACCAACAAACAACACAATTACCAACGCCTATAATATTGCGGAATCTCCCGATTTTGTTGAAGCTGCAGAGAAAACAGTTCACGCTGTTGTTCATGTTAAAAATACAGCGACCGTTTCGGGTCCTACAACATTACAAGATTTAATGTTTGGTAGAAGTTCGCAACGTAAGCAAGTAGGAACAGGAAGTGGTGTTATTATTTCTCCAGACGGTTACATAATTACCAATAACCATGTTATTAATGGTGCGTCACAAATATCTATAACCACAAACGATAATAAGATTTATGATGCCGAATTAATTGGTACAGATAAAAAAACCGACATTGCGCTTTTAAAAATTAATAGCGAAGAAGATTTACCTTTTATAAGATTTGGTGACTCCGATCAAGCTAAAATTGGTGAATGGGTATTGGCTGTTGGTAATCCTTTTAATTTAACATCTACTGTTACGGCAGGAATAATTAGTGCAAAATCGCGCGATTTAACAGGGCAAAATTATCAATCTTTTCTTCAAACAGATGCTGCAGTTAACCCAGGAAATTCAGGAGGTGCTTTGGTAAATGCCAATGGCGATTTAGTAGGAATAAACACAGCTATTTCTTCGCAAACAGGCTCATACATTGGGTACTCATTTGCCGTACCAAGTAATATTGCGCGTAAAGTAGTAGAAGACATTATGGAGTTTGGTAATGTTCAAAATGGAATTTTAGGCGTATCGGGAATTTCATTAAATAGTAAGTATGCCGAAGAGTTTGGTGTATCAACTTCTGAAGGGTTTTATGTAAGTGATGTTGAAGAAGATTCTGGAGCCGATGTTGCAGGAATAGCAAAAGGTGATGTTATAAAAAAATTAGACGATATTGAAATCTCAAAATTTGCCGATTTAAAAGGCTATTTAAGTACAAAACGCCCTAACGACATAGTACATGTAACCTTATTAAGAGATAACGAAGATCTTGAAATTGTTCCAGTAACACTTATTAAAAATCAAACGGCCGTTTTACCCATAGTTGGTCGTGTAAAAAATGCTAATGAGAAAGATTTAAAGAAATTTAAAGTAACTAAAGGCATAAAAATATCGGAACTTAACCCAAGATATGCTCGTAATTGGAAATCAAATGGTATAGAAGAAGGTAGCATTATTACAGCAATAAACGACAACGATGTTAATGATGTAGAAACAGCTAAAAAAATTATAGAAAACAAAGCCTATAACGAACCTCTAAAATTTGAAATTATTAATAAACATGGCGATAAAGAAACCGTATATTGGCGATAG
- a CDS encoding thioesterase family protein, with protein MFFDEIPIRVRYGETDQMGVVHHGNYALYFEIGRTEWLRKKGVSYKQMEDDGVMLPVVSMTVKFKKSIVYDQVIKVRTQLKKTPSVKIEFDYEILNENDDILATGNTVLAFINMTTNRPMKCPDYILEKIEA; from the coding sequence ATGTTTTTCGATGAAATACCAATAAGAGTGAGATACGGTGAAACAGACCAAATGGGGGTTGTTCACCATGGAAATTATGCATTATACTTTGAAATAGGCAGAACGGAATGGCTTAGGAAAAAAGGCGTTTCATATAAGCAAATGGAAGACGATGGTGTTATGTTGCCAGTGGTTTCAATGACTGTAAAGTTTAAGAAATCAATAGTTTACGATCAAGTTATTAAAGTTAGAACACAACTAAAAAAAACACCATCGGTAAAAATTGAATTTGATTATGAAATTTTAAATGAAAACGACGATATTTTAGCTACAGGAAATACGGTTCTGGCATTTATTAACATGACAACAAATCGTCCTATGAAGTGCCCAGATTATATCTTGGAAAAAATAGAAGCTTAA
- a CDS encoding low molecular weight protein-tyrosine-phosphatase, which yields MTRILMVCLGNICRSPLAEGILKSKLPQDKFIVDSAGTSNYHIGDMPDIRSIEVAKKYGLDITSQKGRQFSVKDFDVFDYIYVMDESNYHNVINLARHNNDKAKVKMILNEVYSNQNHSVPDPYYGGKQGFDNVFKMLDEACDIIASKIS from the coding sequence ATGACAAGAATACTAATGGTTTGTTTGGGTAACATTTGCCGATCGCCATTAGCCGAAGGCATTTTAAAATCTAAATTACCTCAAGATAAATTTATTGTAGATTCTGCAGGAACTTCAAACTATCATATTGGTGATATGCCTGATATTAGATCTATTGAAGTGGCTAAAAAATATGGTTTAGATATTACCTCACAAAAAGGCAGACAATTTTCAGTAAAAGACTTTGATGTTTTTGATTATATCTACGTTATGGATGAGTCGAACTACCACAATGTGATTAACCTTGCACGACACAATAATGATAAAGCTAAAGTTAAAATGATTTTAAACGAGGTTTACAGCAATCAAAATCATTCTGTACCAGATCCTTATTATGGCGGTAAACAAGGATTTGACAATGTTTTTAAAATGCTTGATGAAGCCTGCGATATCATTGCTTCAAAAATATCATAA
- a CDS encoding SAM-dependent methyltransferase: MSQDKGKLYLIPTTLGDNAPLEVLPISVKKIIEIVQTYIVENEKTARRFIKKIKPGKKQSALTMFQLNKFTDPMDLPSFLEPCLQGENVGLLSEAGCPGVADPGADVVKIAHEKGIQVVPLVGPSSILLAIMASGMNGQNFAFNGYLPIDKKDRKKELKRLEQLAYKHNQAQLFIETPYRNNKMLEDICQSLNNDTRVCVACDITLPTEYIKTKTVSEWKKNSVDLHKRPTLFIIYRN; encoded by the coding sequence ATGTCACAAGACAAAGGAAAACTCTACTTAATACCAACAACTTTAGGTGATAATGCACCTTTAGAAGTTTTACCCATCTCTGTAAAAAAAATTATTGAAATTGTACAAACCTATATTGTTGAAAATGAAAAAACAGCCCGTAGGTTTATAAAAAAAATTAAGCCTGGTAAAAAACAATCTGCTCTTACCATGTTTCAACTTAACAAATTTACAGATCCAATGGATTTACCTTCTTTTTTGGAGCCTTGTTTACAAGGTGAAAACGTAGGTCTACTTTCTGAAGCTGGTTGTCCCGGTGTTGCAGATCCCGGTGCAGATGTTGTAAAAATTGCTCATGAAAAAGGCATACAAGTGGTTCCTTTGGTTGGTCCATCTTCTATCCTTTTGGCAATAATGGCTTCTGGAATGAATGGCCAAAATTTTGCGTTTAACGGATACCTTCCTATTGATAAAAAAGATAGAAAAAAAGAACTTAAACGTCTTGAACAATTAGCTTATAAACACAATCAAGCGCAATTATTTATAGAAACGCCTTATAGAAACAATAAAATGTTGGAAGATATATGCCAATCGCTTAATAATGATACGCGTGTTTGTGTGGCTTGCGATATTACCTTACCTACTGAATATATAAAGACAAAAACTGTAAGTGAATGGAAAAAAAATAGTGTAGACCTACATAAAAGACCTACACTATTTATAATTTACAGAAACTAA
- the dapF gene encoding diaminopimelate epimerase → MAIEFYKYQGTGNDFVMIDNRQLQFDKNNTKLVAQLCDRRFGIGADGLILLENHDTADFTMVYYNSDGNPSTMCGNGGRCIVAFAKFLGIIENITTFEAVDGTHHAHIEHDVVKLQMQDVTEIEANGDFVFLDTGSPHHVTRVKDLANFNVTEEGAKIRYSDLYGKAGSNVNFVSKVSDDTFRLRTYERGVEDETLSCGTGATAVALAMNYIGETEKNLITLNVEGGQVQVSFNKIGNGYENVCLIGPAKQVFKGKW, encoded by the coding sequence ATGGCAATTGAATTCTATAAATATCAAGGAACGGGAAACGATTTTGTAATGATTGATAATCGTCAGTTACAATTCGACAAAAACAATACCAAATTAGTCGCACAGCTGTGCGACAGACGTTTTGGCATAGGTGCCGATGGGTTAATTTTATTAGAGAACCACGATACAGCAGATTTTACAATGGTGTATTATAACTCAGATGGTAACCCAAGTACAATGTGTGGTAATGGCGGTCGATGTATTGTGGCTTTTGCAAAGTTTTTAGGAATTATAGAAAACATAACAACATTTGAAGCTGTTGATGGTACTCATCATGCGCATATAGAACATGATGTGGTTAAATTACAAATGCAAGATGTTACTGAAATAGAAGCAAATGGTGATTTTGTGTTTTTAGATACCGGTTCGCCACACCATGTAACTCGTGTAAAAGATTTAGCAAATTTTAATGTTACAGAAGAAGGCGCTAAAATTCGTTATAGCGATTTATACGGGAAAGCTGGTAGCAATGTGAATTTTGTTTCAAAAGTTTCTGATGATACGTTTAGATTACGTACTTACGAACGCGGTGTAGAAGACGAAACGTTATCTTGTGGAACTGGAGCTACAGCAGTAGCTTTAGCGATGAATTATATTGGTGAAACCGAGAAAAACCTAATCACCCTTAATGTTGAAGGTGGCCAAGTGCAAGTCTCTTTTAATAAAATAGGGAATGGTTATGAAAATGTATGTTTAATAGGTCCAGCAAAACAAGTTTTTAAGGGTAAATGGTAA
- a CDS encoding GNAT family N-acetyltransferase: protein MVTLKGEHIFLRALEPEDLDFIYGIENDETIWELSSTQTPYSQYLIKDYLANAHRDIYEVKQLRLLISNYDNEALGLIDLFDFDPKNNKAGIGILIKSCHDRHKGFGSEALSLLLNYCKIHLGLHQVYCNISEENTASLNLFKKHNFNIVGIKKDWNLVNNQYKNEYLLQLLF, encoded by the coding sequence ATGGTAACATTAAAAGGAGAACATATTTTCTTAAGAGCTTTAGAACCAGAAGACCTCGATTTTATTTATGGGATTGAAAACGATGAAACTATTTGGGAGCTTAGCAGTACGCAGACACCTTACTCACAATATCTTATAAAAGATTATTTAGCCAATGCGCATAGAGATATTTATGAAGTAAAACAACTAAGGTTACTTATTTCAAATTACGATAATGAAGCTCTTGGGTTAATCGATTTGTTTGATTTTGATCCTAAAAATAATAAAGCAGGTATTGGCATTTTGATAAAATCATGTCATGATAGACACAAAGGTTTCGGTAGCGAAGCTTTGTCCTTGCTTCTAAACTATTGTAAAATCCATTTAGGATTACACCAAGTATATTGTAATATTTCAGAAGAAAATACGGCAAGTTTAAATTTATTTAAAAAACACAATTTTAACATTGTAGGCATAAAAAAAGATTGGAACTTGGTTAACAATCAATATAAAAACGAATACTTATTACAGTTACTATTTTAA